A window from Citrus sinensis cultivar Valencia sweet orange chromosome 5, DVS_A1.0, whole genome shotgun sequence encodes these proteins:
- the LOC102627433 gene encoding ethylene-responsive transcription factor RAP2-1-like: MEGGGCCSTSTSTKSPEKRKPRQQRQHQQQQEKPYKGIRMRKWGKWVAEIREPNKRSRIWLGSYTTPIAAARAYDTAVFYLRGPSARLNFPELIFQEDDLRDVSAASIRKKATEVGAKVDALQAALHAANSESESNSNSNFNSIRLSEKPDLNKFPESSDED; encoded by the coding sequence ATGGAAGGAGGCGGGTGCTGCAGCACTTCGACTTCAACGAAAAGCCCAGAGAAGCGGAAGCCAAGGCAGCAGCGGCAACACCAACAGCAGCAGGAAAAGCCGTACAAGGGGATAAGGATGAGGAAGTGGGGGAAGTGGGTCGCTGAAATTAGAGAGCCTAACAAGAGATCCAGAATCTGGCTTGGTTCTTACACCACGCCTATAGCCGCCGCACGTGCCTACGACACGGCCGTCTTCTATCTCCGGGGCCCTTCCGCTCGTCTTAACTTCCCCGAATTGATTTTCCAAGAAGACGATCTTCGAGACGTTTCTGCCGCTTCAATACGCAAGAAAGCTACCGAAGTTGGCGCTAAGGTCGACGCTTTACAAGCTGCTCTCCATGCTGCTAATTCAGAATCTGAATCcaattccaattccaattTCAATTCTATTCGATTGTCCGAGAAGCCTGATTTAAACAAGTTTCCAGAGAGTTCTGATGAAGATTGA
- the LOC102627740 gene encoding WUSCHEL-related homeobox 4 → MGSMKVHQLARGFWEHAEPSLTLGCKRLRPLAPKLPNAESTSVSSFDLKSFIRPESGPRKLVSSDEKRNPPQVETHPGGTRWNPTQEQIGILEMLYRGGMRTPNAQQIEQITAQLGKYGKIEGKNVFYWFQNHKARERQKQKRNSLGLSHCPRTPAATASFTTTISLDSREREEESSPYKRKCMNWTFECLEEESRSCKEDQGDRTLELFPLHPEGR, encoded by the exons ATGGGAAGCATGAAGGTTCATCAATTGGCACGTGGATTCTGGGAGCATGCAGAGCCCTCTCTCACGCTTGGCTGTAAACGGTTACGCCCTCTTGCTCCCAAGCTCCCCAACGCAGAAAGTACTAGTGTCTCTTCTTTCGATCTCAAGAGCTTCATTAGACCCGAAAGTGGTCCTAGAAAACTTGTGTCTTCTGACGAGAAGAGAAATCCCCCTCAG GTGGAGACGCATCCGGGAGGGACAAGGTGGAATCCAACGCAGGAGCAGATAGGGATACTGGAGATGCTGTACAGGGGAGGAATGCGAACACCGAATGCCCAACAAATAGAACAAATCACAGCGCAGCTGGGCAAGTATGGGAAGATAGAAGGAAAGAACGTGTTCTACTGGTTTCAAAACCACAAAGCACGCGAGAGACAAAAGCAGAAGCGCAACAGTCTTGGTCTTAGCCATTGTCCGAGAACCCCAGCAGCCACCGCAAGTTTTACCACCACCATATCTCTGGACTCTAGG GAAAGAGAGGAAGAGTCTAGCCCATACAAGAGGAAGTGCATGAACTGGACATTTGAATGCTTGGAAGAAGAAAGCAGGTCGTGCAAAGAGGATCAAGGAGATAGAACTCTGGAGCTCTTCCCTTTGCACCCGGAAGGCAGATGA